Below is a window of Patescibacteria group bacterium DNA.
CCCGAAAGGATAATTTTTTCATCTTTTTTTTCTAAAACAAGTAAAGTTTTTTCTTGTCTACTTGGTAATTTTTTTAGAATTTCTTCAATTTTTTTAGTTTTAATTGCCGGCAGTTCTAATTTATCTAAAATAATGATTTTTTTATTCAAAACCTTATCAGAAAGAGCCATTTTTAAAGCTAATTTTTTGACTTTTTTATTAATTTTCTTTCTATAGTTTCTTTCTTTACGCGGACCAAAAATAATACCACCGCCTCGCCATAGAGGAGATCGAATTGAGCCTGCTCTCGCCCGACCCGTTCCTTTTTGTCGCCAAGGTTTTTTACCACCACCTCGAACTTCACCACGGGTTTTCGTGTTTGCCCAGGGTTTTCTTAAATTAGCCAACATGGCCACAACCACCTGGTGAATAATTTCTGGTTTCGGTTTTAGACCAAAAACACGAGAAGAAACGCTGGTCGTGCCAACTTTTTCACCGGCCTGATTGTAAAGATCTATCTTCATATTAAGAACTTTTTATCTCTAATAAATTGCCTCGTCCACCCGGAACAGCGCCTTTGACAATAAGCAAATTTTTCTCTGGTTGAACTTCTATCACTTCTAAATTTTTAATACTCACCCTTTCATTACCCATCCGACCAGCCATTTTTTTACCCTTTAACACTCTTTGTGGCGCCGTTGCTCCAATTGAACCAGGGTGACGGGCATCATGTTTAGTACCGTGACTAGCGGGCATTCCCTTAAAACCATGTCTTTTGACAACTCCGGCAAATCCTCTTCCTTTTGAAAGGCCAGAAATAGTAACCTTCTCACCTGGTTTGAAAATTGAAACCTCGATTTTATCCCCAATTTTATATTCTTGAATTTCTGATTTTGAATTTTTAATTCTGAATTCTTTGAGATATTTAAATTCTTTTCCTTTTTCGGTTTTTTTTATTTTTTTCGATTTCTTTTTTTCAAAGCCAATTTGAATTGCTTCATATTTATCTTTCTCTTTGGTTTTAATCTGGGTAACAAAACAAGGTCCAGCCTTGATTAAGGTTACGGGAACGACCTGATCATTCTTAAAAATCTGAGACATTTCTATTTTTTTCCCTAAGATAAATTTCATGACCATATAAATTAATTCTCTGAATGAAAAACTGGGCTCACGCCCAGTTTTTCAAGGCGGATAAGAGAAATTAAAAATTAAAATTTAATTATTTTAATGAAAAACATTGGATCATTAAAAAATAATTTACGTTTTTATTTCCACATCAATTCCGGCCGGTAACTGTAAATCTGTTAAAGCTTCAATCGTTTTGGGCGTCGGCTCTAAAACGTCAATTAATCTTTTGTGGATCCGACTTTCAAATTGATCACGGTGGTCTTTATGAACAAAAGTCGAGCGGAGAACAGTATATTTTCTTTTTTCTGTTGGCAGAGGAATCGGGCCAAAAATTTTTACCCCTGTTCTTTTTAATGTCTCAATTACCGTCCTAGCTGACTGATCAAGAATTCGATGATCATAAGCCCTTAATTTTATTCTTAACCGAGGTTTAAATTCAATCTCTTCTTTTTTCTCTTTAATAACTTTTTTCGGTCGCGGCATCTTATAAAATAAACTAATAAATTATTAAAGAATTAATAAATTAAAAAAATTAAAGCTATTTTTGGACAGGTTATCACTTAACTATTTTTGTCACCACCCCTGCTCCAACCGTTTTACCTCCTTCCCGGATAGCAAATCTCTGTTTCTCTTCTAAAGCCACTGGTTTAATCAGTTTAATTTTAAGATTAAGGGTATCACCAGGCATAGCCATTTCTATTTTTTCTGGTAAGGTCACCTCACCAGTCACATCAGTTGTCCTGATATAAAATTGTGGTTTATAGCCAGAGAAAAATGGGGTATGTCGACCTCCTTCTTCTTTTGATAAAATATAAGTTTCCGCTTCAAATTCGGTATGAGGAGTAATCGTGCCTGGTTTAGCAATAACCTGACCTCTTTCTACTTCCTCTTTTTTAATTCCTCTTAAAAGAATACCAGTATTATCACCCGCTTGACCCTCATCTAATGATTTTCTAAACATTTCAATACCAGTAACTACCGTTTTTTGTGTTGGTCGTAGACCAACAATTTCTACCTCATCATTTAAATGAATTTTTCCTCTCTCGATTCGACCGGTTACCACCGTCCCTCGACCCTCAATAGAGAAAACGTCTTCAATAGGCATCAAAAATGGCTTGTCAATTTCTCTTTTTGGTTCCGGAATATAAGAATCCAAGGTATTGACCAATTTAATAATTGGTCCACACCACTGACAATCTTCTTTGCCACAACCACACTCTAAAGCTTTAAGAGCTGAACCGCGAATAAAAGGAATTTCATCGCCGGGAAATTCGTATTTCTTAAGAAGGTCTCTAACCTCTTCTTCGACTAAATCAACCAAATCTTTATCTTCAACCATATCAATCTTATTTAGAAAAACAACTATGGCCGGAACACCAACCTGACGGGCCAAAAGAATATGCTCTCTGGTTTGAGGCATAGCACCGTCGGGTGCAGAAACTAATAAAATCGCACCGTCCATCTGAGCAGCACCAGTGATCATATTTTTTACGTAGTCAGCGTGTCCTGGACAGTCAATATGAGCATAATGTCTTTTCGGTGACTCATACTCAACATGAGCGATATTAATCGTTAATCCTCTTTCTCTTTCTTCTGGCGCATTGTCAATCTGATCAACGCCCTTATCCTCGGCCTTTAAACCAATGGCTCTTAAACACTTTAAAATGGCAGCCGTTAAGGTGGTTTTGCCATGATCAACATGGCCGATAGTGCCCACGTTTAAATGTGGTTTAATTCTTTCAAATTTTTCCCTTTCAGCCATAGATTTAACCTCAATTTTTCGTAAAGATGCTTAAAATAAGGTTTCTTTACGAAATTAATTTTAAAGATAAATTAGAATAATTATAACAAATAATTATAACAAAAAACATCTTCTAATCAAGAGGTTTTTCAACAGGGCTGTGAATAACTATTTTTTAACTTCTGTTGTTATTTTTTCTTGAATATTCGTTGGTACCTCCTCATAATGAGAAAATTCCATGGTAAAACTTCCTCTACCCTCGGTCATTGAACGAAGAATGGTCGCATAACCAAACATCTCTGCTAAAGGAACTAATGCATCAATTACCCTCGCTTCGCCTCGAGTTCTTGTTTCTAAAATTTTTGCCCTTTTAGCATTTAAATCACCAATCACCTCGCCCATAAATTTTTCTGGCACAATCACTTCTAATTTCATAATTGGTTCAAGAAGAACTGGGGCGGCCATTTTTTCTCCTTCTTTAATCGCTCTTTGGGCGGCAATTTTAAAAGCAATTTCCGACGAGTCAACTTCATGAAAAGAACCATCGTAGACCGCCACTTTAAGATCAACAACTGGATAACCAGCTAAAACTCCTTCATTTAAAGCTTCAATCACCCCCTTCTTAATAGCTGGAATATATTCTTTAGGAATAATACCACCTTTAATCTCGTCAATAAATTCAAAACCTTTACCTCTTTCTGCTGGTTCTAAACGAAGCCAACAATGACCATACTGACCACGACCGCCTGATTGATGAATATATTTACCTTCAACTTTAATTGGCTTAGTGATAGTTTCCTTGTAAGCTACTTGAGGTTTACCAACATTAACCTCCAGACCAAATTCTCTTTTCATTCTTTCAATTAAAATATCTAAATGAAATTCTCCCATACCAGAAATAATTGTCTGTTGAGTTTCTTCGTCAGTTTTCACTTTAAAGGTTGGATCCTCCTGGGTGAGTTTGCTTAAAACTAAGCTCATTTTCTCTTGGTCGGCTTTTGTCTTTGGTTCAATGGCTACAGAAATGACTGGTTCGGGAAAGGTAATTTCTTCTAAAATGATCGGGTGGTTTTCATCGCAGAGAGTGTGACCGGTAGCCGTATTTTTTAAACCCACTGAAGCGGCAATTTCACCAGCATAAATCTCTTTAACCTCTTCTCTTTTATTGGCGTGCATTCTTAAAATCCGACTAATTCTTTCTTTCTCGTTGTTATTAGCGTTTAAAACGTAGGAGCCGGCTTGAAGTTTGCCAGAATAAACTCGGAAATAATTGAGTGTCCCTGCAAATGGATCAGCTGCGATTTTAAAAACTAAAGCGGCAAAAGGCTCCTCGTCAGAAGGTTTTCTGATAATTTTTTCTTTTGTTTTTGGGTCAAAACCTTCAATTGGTTTAACTTCTAAAGGTGAGGGTAAATAATCACAAATCGCATCAAGTAAGGGTTGAACACCTTTATTTTTTAAAGCCGAACCACAAAGAACTGGAACAATTTTTGCCTCAACTATTGCTTTTCTTAAAACCTTCTTTAAGTCTTCGATTTTTATCTCTTGCCCCTCAAGGTATTGATGCATCAATTTATCGTCATGCTCAACAATCGCTTCAATTAATCGATGGCGATATTCTCTAATTTTTTCTTTTAAATCTGGCGGTGGCACTTCTTCTTTTATTTCTTTACCCATTTCATCTAAATAGATAATTGCCTTTTCTTTCAGTAAATCAACGACGCCTTTAAAATTATTTTCTGCTCCGATTGGCAATTGAATCGGATAAGCATTTTTCGTTAATCTTTCATGAATACTTTTTAAAGAGCCGTAAAAATCAGCCCCTAAACGATCCATTTTATTGATAAAGGCAATGATTGGCACGTTAAATTTTTCTGCCTGATGCCAAACTGTTTCTGATTGAGGCTCAACGCCAGCCACACCATCAAAAACTACAACCGCCCCATCTAAAACCCTTAAGGATCTTTGAACTTCGGCTGTAAAATCAATATGCCCTGGCGTGTCAATAATATTAATGCGACAATCTTGCCAAAAACAAGTCGTGGCGGCCGCCGTGATGGTCACGCCATGTTCTTTTTCTAACTCCATCCAGTCCATATCAGTTGTTCCATAATGGACTTCTCCAACTTTATGTTTCTTTCCGGTGTAATACAAAATTCGTTCGGTAACAGTTGTCTTACCGGCGTCGATGTGAGCAATGATGCCAATGTTACGAGTTTTTTCTAAAGAATATTCTCTTGGCATAATTTTATTTAACAAACTTGGCTAGATGGGCAAAGGCTTTATTAGCTTCAGCAGTTTTATGAAGTCTTTCTTTTTTCTCCACAGCTGAACCAGTGTTTTTTGCCGCGGCTAAAATTTCCTCGGCTAATTTCTCTATCATCGATTTCCCTTTTTTCTCTCTAGCTGCTTCAATTAACCAACGAGCAGCTAAAGTAAATTTTCTTCTCTCATTGACTGGCACAGGAATTTGATAATTGGCCCCGCCAATGCGACGAGATTTGACCTCCACCTGGGGTGAGGCATTTCTAATCGCTCTTTGAAAAACTTCTAAGGGATCCTCTTTTGTTTTTTCCTTGACGATTTCAAAACTTTGATAGACAATTTTTTGGGCCAATGTTTTTTTACCTTTTCTCATTACGTAATTAATAAATTTAGCAATAGTTTCGCTCCCATATTTTGGATCAGGTAAAATTTTTCTAAGAGGTGCTCTTTTGCCACGCATAATAAAAATTTTAATAATAATCCTATTTGCTCTTTTTTGCCCCGTAAAGACTCCGTCCTTGTTTTCTTCCTTCTACTGGCGCCGCGTCATAGACGCCTCTTACAATGTGATACCTTACGCCTGGCAAATCTTTAACCCTCCCTCCTCTTACTAAAACAACCGAGTGTTCTTGTAAATTATGACCAATGCCAGGAATATAGGCCGTAATTTCTTCACCCGAAGAAAGTCTGACACGAGCAATTTTTCGTAAGGCAGAATTAGGTTTTTTTGGTGTCATCGTCGTTACTTTCAAACACACGCCCCTTTTAAAGGGCGAGGGTTTAGAAATTCTTTTTCTTTTTAAAATATTAAAAATAGTTTGTAAAGCAACAGATTTGCTCTTTTTCTGAATTTTTTTTCGACCCTTTTTGATTAATTGAGAAATAGTTGGCGACATAGTAAAAAAATATTATACAAGACAACCGTTTATTGTCAAGAAATTTTATCCCCAAAGAAGGAGGGGTCGTCCAATAATCAATTTAAAAGTAAAAGAAACGATTGCAAAAATAAGAGGTAAGCCAAAGAAAACAAAAATTAAAATTAAAAATAAACCCATTCTTTCTAAAATTCTTTCATAGCGTTTAAAATAAGTAGGTAAAAGAGAAAAAAGAATCCTTGAACCATCTAAGGGGGGGATAGGGACTAAATTAAAAACGGCTAAAAAAATATTGGCAAAGGTAATCATCGAAAGAAAGTGAGTAAAAGAATTAAGAGGCAAAAACCTGACCATTAATCCAAAGATTATAGCTAAAGCCAGGTTGGCTAGTGGTCCGGCTACCGCGACTATACCTGGTCCGTATTTTTGATTTTTTAAAAGATAAGGATTAAACGGTACTGGCTTAGCATAAGCAAAAAGAAATCGACCATGAGTATAAATAAATAGAAAAAGGGGGATCAAAATTGTACCAAAAGGGTCGATGTGGGCTAAAGGGTTTAAAGTCAATCGACCAGCTTCTTTGGCGGTTGAATCTCCTAATTTATCAGCCGACCAGGCATGAAAATATTCGTGGATAACGGCTGAAGGAATAATAATAAAAAAGAAAAAAAATAAATTCATATCGTTTCGCTTTTTCTACGAATTACGAATTTTTTACGAATATACGAATTTGTATATTTGTCCTGATTGGTAAATTTGTTATCAATTCTCTTGCCAAAATCTTAAAATTATGTTAAATTAATTTATCAACTTATTCAATTAATTATTTCTCCTATGTCTCGAATTTGTCAAATTTGTCAAAGAGGGACGAGGGTCAAAATTTCTCGTTCTCATTCTAACATCGCCACCAAAAAAAGGCAATACCTTAATTTAAAAAAGAAAAAAATTGGCAAAAGAAAAATCAAGATTTGTACCAGATGTCTCAAGGCAAAATCAAAAATTAAAATTACAAAGAATCGGGGTGTGGCCCAGTTGGTCTAAGGCGCAGCCTTGGGGTGGCTGAGATCGGCGGTTCGAATCCGCCCACCCCGACTATTATTTTAAACTCAATGAAAGTTGATCTCCACATCCATACTTATTATTCTCGCGATAGCCTTTCTCGTCCAAAAGATATAATTGAAATGGCTTTAGAGCGAGGTATTCAAGGCTTGGCTATCACCGACCATCACGAGATTAAAGGAGCCATTGAAGCATTAAAAATTGCTTTTGATAAAAATATTTTAATTATTCCTGGTCTTGAAGTAAAAAGTCAAGAAGGCGATATTTTGGCTCTTGGCATTACCAAAAAAATTCCTCAAGGACGACCGGCTTTGGAAACGATAAGACTTATAAAAAAAATTGGTGGCTTGGCTATTCTCCCTCATCCTTTTTCTTGGACCAATCCTTTCAAGTTTAAAAAAATCGATTTAACCGAGCTAATTAATCTCATTGATGCAATTGAAGTTTTGAATGCAGCTATTTTTCGCACGGCTAATCAAAAAGCTTTATTTTTTAGTCAAAAATATTCTTTACCTTTCACAGCTGGCTCTGATGCCCATCATCCTTCTTTTGTTGGTCGAAGTTATTTAGAATTAATAAAAGAAGTAAAATCAGAAAAAGAAGTTTTTGAAGAAATTAAAAAGAAAAATACTTGTCTGGGGGGTAGAGAAATCAATTTATTAGAAATGGTCAAGGACAAAACCTTCAAGACAGTGAAAATAATTAAAAGTTTTCTTTATGCTCGAAGAAAATAAAAAAATTTTTGAAGAAGCAATAAAAAAATCAGATCAATATTTCTCTCTCGTTCGTCTTTCGCCTAATATTATTACTCTTGGTTCGTTAATTTTCGCGATTTTTTCTTTTATTTCTTTAATAAAAAATAATTTATGGCTGGCTGGGTTTTCTTTTCTTTTAGCCGCTCTTCTTGATTGGTTAGATGGAAAAATTGCCCGAGCAACCAAAAGGGTTACTCGGTTAGGTGCTTACCTTGATACAATCATTGACCGATACGTGGAAGGACTTGTTTTACTCGGTTTTCTTTTTTTATCTTTACCCAAATTTATTTTACCTGCAACGATTTGGGTTTTTCTGGCTCTTTTTGGTAGTCTTTTAACCACCTATTCAAAATCAGCGAGAAAAGAAAAAGGACTTTCGGCTCAGAAGTCAAAATTTAGTTTAGCTGGTCGAGGCGAAAGAATTATTCTCATTGCCCTCTCGATGTTTTTAGGAATCTTAAATCTTCGCTTAACGACTTATCTTATCTTTGCTCTTGCCATTATCTCTAATTTCTCAGCCTTCCAACGAATCTTTTTAACGATCAAAAAATATCTTTAGTTAAAGATTCAGCACGCTGACTAACTGTTTAATTAAAGAAAGAACGACTGGTGGTGGTAATAAACTATAAGAAGGAACATTTTGATCATCTAATACCACCCAAGGCTTTTCAATAATTTTCACTTGAGATGATTTTTCATCCCAAATATAAGTGTATTCAGGTGTAATTTCATAATCATCGACATATTCTTTGGCTTTAGCCACCGGAATTGAATTTCTTAAAAGAATTTTTGGAATACCAAAAAGAGAGAAGGCTTGAGCAATAATTTTTCCGTCTTTCGTCAACCGATCTTTAATTGGTTCAATGCCTAAAGCGTCACCTTCTTTAGCCACCATTCGAGTTTTTTGACAGGTTGGCTGATCACAACAAAGATAAAATTCCTTTGTTTTCTCATTATAACCAATTTCTTTAGTCGGTAAAAGTTTAAGATTTCTAGGGGTTTGACAAATCGGACAAACAACTCGGTATTTGATCCTTTCATTAATAATAGAGTCGGGTAAATCAATTAAAACAAAAATATCTGGGTCATCACGATAATCAATTAAGTCACGAAAAAATAATGAATAAGAAACTTGGTCCATTTCCCTAGGAAAGCCATCAATAAAAAGTGCTTTATGTCCTAACTTGGCAATTTCTCTTTTAATTAGAGCCAAAATAAATTCTGTTGGCAAAAGTGTTTTGGTACTTCTCTCGGCTAGAGAATTTAAAGCTTTTTCAATAGGCATAAAACCGCGATAATTTCTTTTTAAAAAATCGATAAGGTCTTCTTTTCTTTTTGGATCTCTAAATTCCTGATCAATGGCGCGCACTGCATCGCCGACAGAAAAATGAACGATTTTTTCCGGTGCGACAACCTCGGCAAACATCTTGGCATAAGTTCCTTTGCCAGAATTTTTTTTACCTAAAAGATAAGCAACGAAGGTATTTTTTTTCAGATATTCTCTTAGTTTTCTAATTTCCTTACCCGCTTTCAATTCAAAATATTTTTTTCTTTCTTCTGGATCATTCAAGTCAAATTTTTGGTTTAATCCTTCAATTTTTGTTTTAAAAATGGGAAATTCCATATAGATGAGGTTTTATAGATTATTTATGGCAATTTGTAAATTGACATCTTATTTGTAAACTCGCATTATGCTGATTAATTTCAAAAATTATATCACCCAATTGATCAGTTCGCAAGATTTGCGTCTTGATTTTTTCTAAATTTCTTAAAACGCGTAAAGAAGGATGGCCATATTTATTTTTTCCTACTGAGATAACGGCATAAGTTGGTTGAACTTTTTCCAAAAATTCTAAACTAGTTGAATCTTTTGAGCCGTGATGGGCAACTTTCAAGAGGTCAGCTTTCAAATCTAAATTATTTTTGATTAATTTTTCTTCAACCTTTTTGGTCGCGTCACCAGTCAAAAGAATTTTAATTTGACCAAAAGTTAATTTTAAAACAAGAGAGGCCTCGTTATCATTTTTAAATTTTTGACCAATTAAATTTTCAAAAGGGAACAATGTTTCTAAATAAAGATTGTCAAAAATAAAATTTCTTCCCAGCCAAATAATCTCTTTCTTTATTTTATTTTCTTCGATTTCTCTTAAAAATTCTTGGTAGGTTAAATCTTCATCTTTCACGCCATTATAAAAAACTTGTCCAACTTGATATCTTTTTAAAATCTCAACCAAACCATTGAGATGGTCCGGGTCAGGATGAGTTAAAATCAGTAAATCAATCTTTCGCTCATAAAAGGGTAAGTACTGATCTAATTTATAAATAATATTTTTGTCTGGACCACCATCAATTAAAATGTTTTTTTTCTCCGGCGTTCTGATTAAAATGGCATCACCCTGACCAACGTCTAAAAAAATAATTTTGAGTCTTCCTTCTTGGCCAGATAAATTCGTTTCGGAGGGCGATAAGGTTAAAAACTGTCGCCCTTGAATATCTTCTTTTTCTCTAAAATAAAAATAGCCAAGAAAAACTAAATTGATAATTAAAAGGCCGCCAACAAGGAAAATTAACCAGACAGAACGACTTTCAGGTTTATTTTTCAAGGTTTTCATTTTTTTAATTTTATTTTCTGATTAAATTGAATTCCTAAATAAAATTTGGCGATCGTTTAAAAATATTTAGTTAGGTAATGTTTTCTTATTGACCAAGTAAAATAGAAAATAGCTAAATAAAGAATAATTATAATGAGAAAATGAATTTGGCCAAAATTAATAGAAAAAAGAGGAATTTGAGAAAATAGAGTTAAAATTTTATTAAGAAAAAAGATAATCGACCAAGGAAGAAAAAATAAAATTTTTGCTAAAGGATGAAAGATCAAAACACAAAAGGCAAATAAAAAACCAAAGGCCATTAAATAGGGCAAAATATTTAAAACTAAAAGATTGGCTAGAGGAGCGCCCAAAGAAAGATTGCCCCAATAGTATATAACCAAAGGAAAAACAAAAATCTGAGCGGAAAAAGTTGTGGCCAAAGCTTGACGAATATTGATAATTTTGTCTGGTAAAAATTTAAAGACGTGGTAAAAAACTTCTGACAAATAATGAATACCAAAAATGCCTAAATAGGAAAGTTGAAAACCAAGATCGTTTTTTAATAATTTGGGATTGAAAAGAAGCATTAAAGCGGCGGCGAAAACAATTAAATTTAAGCCACCCTTACGCCGACCAGCTTTTTCTGCTAAAAGTAGGAGAAATCCCATAATCCCCGCCCTAACTGCTGAAGCCGCACCTCCAGTTAAAACAACATAAAAAATCAACATCAAAGAAATAAGCCAAAAAACATTTTGGCGTTTCAAAAAGAAAAATGAAAGACAAAAAATGAAAAGAATTTTTGTCATTGTCATCACATGAAGACCAGAAACAGCTAAAATATGAGCTATGCCGGTCTTTGAAAAAACCTCCCGCATTTTTTGTGGCACTTCTTTTTTAAGACCCAAAAGCAATGTAGAAAAGATGCTTCCCTCTGGTTCGGTAAAGTTTTGGTCAATAGCCAATTTAATTTTTTCTTTGATTTTAAAGATTTGAGCCATAATTGGGTTGCCCTGATTTCTCTCTAAAATTTTAATTGTTTTTGGCCAACAGGTGGAGTAGATGTTGTAGCGCGCTAGATATTCGTGATAAGCAAATTTTTCTATTGGTTTTGGTTCGTTTAATTGACACTCAACTTCTAATCGATCGCCATATTGGTAGGAAGAATAAAGGGGGACGAAAATTAAAACCTGGCCTTTAATTTTTTTTAATTGATTATCTACAATTAATCTTTTTGCTTCTACCGCTAATTCTCTTTTGTCAATCCTCTCTTCGGCTTTTTTAACGACGCCTTCAAAAATAACTTTTTCATTATTATAAAACTGAATCCTGTCTGGTGTTGTTTTTGGCCAACTTAAATAATATCTTAAAAGACCAAAAAGAAAAAAGAATAAAGCCAGACTAAAAATTCTTATTTTTTTCTTTGGCCAAACAAAAATTAAAAAAATAAGACTAAACAGAAAAATAACACAACAAACAAAAAAAGAGATTTTTAAAAAAGAGGCTAAAGCAATGCCCAAAATGAAAGCCAAACAAAAAATCAAAAAAATTTTATATTTGGGTAACATAGATAAATGCAAAATGTAAAAAGCGAAACGCCAAACGAAAATCAAAAATTCAAAATTAATCAAAAAATAATTCTACATTTTAAATTCCGTTTTGGTTTTTGAGGTCTAATTTTTAATTTGATTTCAATGAGTCTAAAGAAATTTATTTTTTTTCTTAGTAACAATCGCTGACAAAAGCATGCCGACCAAGAGTCCTAATGTATTTGTCCATAAATCATTAAAAGAAGGGTCCAAACAAATACCCTCAGCAACATATTCATGAAAAAAATTAAAAAATAAGCCAATTAAAAAAGCCAAACCAATCGATAGACGTAAGAGATAAACAAGCAAAAGGGTAAAAATTAAAAAAGCAAAAAAATGAAGAATATTAAAAATCAGGTTCGAAGGTGGAACGTCAAGGACTAGAAATTCTTTTAAATTAGAAAATTTTTTACCGAGGGGTGGCTGAAACCAGAATTGAAAAAAATTCCGCAAATTGTATTTAATCCTTTCCCAGCCATATCGCTGATAAAGCATTTTTTGATCAGCAGGCTTTAAATAATAACCAAAGCCATAACCTTGACCAAATCGACAAACTTTATCAACCCTGCCAATCACAAAAAAATCTATCAGCAACAGAAAAATTAGGAAAAGAAAAATTACCTTTGGAGATCTAAACAGTTTCATTGATTATTAGGACAAAAAATTAAATATAAATTCAGAAAAATAAGATATTTAAATATCTTATTTTTTGGTTTTTATTAGTGTTGTTTATTTTAAATTTTAAATATTTGATTTTTTTAGATATGCTTTTATAAACTCGCCTATTTCTCCGTCTAAAACTTTCTGAACTTCATTAGTTTGATAGCCGATCCGATGATCTTTGACCATTTTATAAGGATGTAAAACATAAGATCGAATTTGATAGCCCCAAGAAGCTGGCATAATTCTGCCACGTAATTTTTCTTTTTCTTCTTCTTTTTTCGCTTGATTAAATTGATAGAGTTTTGAAAACAAAATTTTTAGTGCTCGTTCTTTATTTTGGTGCTGTGACCTTTCAGCTTGACAAGTGACTGTAATTTTTGTTGGTAAATGAGTAATTCTCACCGCACTTTCTACCT
It encodes the following:
- a CDS encoding CDP-alcohol phosphatidyltransferase family protein — translated: MLEENKKIFEEAIKKSDQYFSLVRLSPNIITLGSLIFAIFSFISLIKNNLWLAGFSFLLAALLDWLDGKIARATKRVTRLGAYLDTIIDRYVEGLVLLGFLFLSLPKFILPATIWVFLALFGSLLTTYSKSARKEKGLSAQKSKFSLAGRGERIILIALSMFLGILNLRLTTYLIFALAIISNFSAFQRIFLTIKKYL
- a CDS encoding nucleoside monophosphate kinase; protein product: MEFPIFKTKIEGLNQKFDLNDPEERKKYFELKAGKEIRKLREYLKKNTFVAYLLGKKNSGKGTYAKMFAEVVAPEKIVHFSVGDAVRAIDQEFRDPKRKEDLIDFLKRNYRGFMPIEKALNSLAERSTKTLLPTEFILALIKREIAKLGHKALFIDGFPREMDQVSYSLFFRDLIDYRDDPDIFVLIDLPDSIINERIKYRVVCPICQTPRNLKLLPTKEIGYNEKTKEFYLCCDQPTCQKTRMVAKEGDALGIEPIKDRLTKDGKIIAQAFSLFGIPKILLRNSIPVAKAKEYVDDYEITPEYTYIWDEKSSQVKIIEKPWVVLDDQNVPSYSLLPPPVVLSLIKQLVSVLNL
- a CDS encoding MBL fold metallo-hydrolase, translating into MKTLKNKPESRSVWLIFLVGGLLIINLVFLGYFYFREKEDIQGRQFLTLSPSETNLSGQEGRLKIIFLDVGQGDAILIRTPEKKNILIDGGPDKNIIYKLDQYLPFYERKIDLLILTHPDPDHLNGLVEILKRYQVGQVFYNGVKDEDLTYQEFLREIEENKIKKEIIWLGRNFIFDNLYLETLFPFENLIGQKFKNDNEASLVLKLTFGQIKILLTGDATKKVEEKLIKNNLDLKADLLKVAHHGSKDSTSLEFLEKVQPTYAVISVGKNKYGHPSLRVLRNLEKIKTQILRTDQLGDIIFEINQHNASLQIRCQFTNCHK
- a CDS encoding ComEC family competence protein; the encoded protein is MLPKYKIFLIFCLAFILGIALASFLKISFFVCCVIFLFSLIFLIFVWPKKKIRIFSLALFFFLFGLLRYYLSWPKTTPDRIQFYNNEKVIFEGVVKKAEERIDKRELAVEAKRLIVDNQLKKIKGQVLIFVPLYSSYQYGDRLEVECQLNEPKPIEKFAYHEYLARYNIYSTCWPKTIKILERNQGNPIMAQIFKIKEKIKLAIDQNFTEPEGSIFSTLLLGLKKEVPQKMREVFSKTGIAHILAVSGLHVMTMTKILFIFCLSFFFLKRQNVFWLISLMLIFYVVLTGGAASAVRAGIMGFLLLLAEKAGRRKGGLNLIVFAAALMLLFNPKLLKNDLGFQLSYLGIFGIHYLSEVFYHVFKFLPDKIINIRQALATTFSAQIFVFPLVIYYWGNLSLGAPLANLLVLNILPYLMAFGFLFAFCVLIFHPLAKILFFLPWSIIFFLNKILTLFSQIPLFSINFGQIHFLIIIILYLAIFYFTWSIRKHYLTKYF
- a CDS encoding VanZ family protein, producing the protein MIGRVDKVCRFGQGYGFGYYLKPADQKMLYQRYGWERIKYNLRNFFQFWFQPPLGKKFSNLKEFLVLDVPPSNLIFNILHFFAFLIFTLLLVYLLRLSIGLAFLIGLFFNFFHEYVAEGICLDPSFNDLWTNTLGLLVGMLLSAIVTKKKNKFL